A window from Actinomycetospora corticicola encodes these proteins:
- a CDS encoding zinc-binding alcohol dehydrogenase family protein has protein sequence MKAIAYTEKSGPFTEIDLPDPTPGPRDLVVEVRAVSVNPVDTKLHHGVDPGGEAKVLGFDAAGVVTAVGDEVTLFAVGDEVMHAGSILRPGTNAQYHVVDERIVGRKPSTLDWAEAAALPLTAITAWESLFDRFRLPDGRSRTLLVMGAAGGVGSMVLQYARALTDLTVIGTASREASRDWATAMGAHHTADHHDLLDSVREVAPDGVDLVFSPFTEGMIETYAELLNPGGGIVAIDEPEGLETLPLKDKSLALHWELMFTRSMFESADMVAQHELLDRTAELVEAGTVRTTLSERLDGLTAENLQRAHELVEGGRMTGKVAITV, from the coding sequence ATGAAGGCCATCGCCTACACCGAGAAGTCCGGCCCGTTCACCGAGATCGACCTGCCCGACCCGACCCCCGGGCCCCGCGACCTCGTCGTCGAGGTCCGGGCGGTCTCGGTCAACCCCGTCGACACGAAGCTCCACCACGGCGTCGACCCCGGCGGCGAGGCCAAGGTCCTCGGCTTCGACGCCGCCGGCGTGGTCACCGCGGTCGGCGACGAGGTCACGCTCTTCGCCGTCGGCGACGAGGTGATGCACGCCGGGTCGATCCTGCGTCCGGGGACGAACGCGCAGTACCACGTCGTCGACGAGCGCATCGTCGGCCGCAAGCCCTCCACCCTGGACTGGGCCGAGGCGGCCGCCCTCCCGCTGACCGCGATCACGGCCTGGGAGTCGCTCTTCGACCGCTTCCGTCTTCCCGACGGCCGGTCGCGCACGTTGCTCGTCATGGGTGCGGCCGGCGGGGTCGGCTCGATGGTGCTCCAGTACGCCCGGGCGCTGACCGATCTCACGGTGATCGGCACGGCCTCGCGGGAGGCCTCCCGCGACTGGGCCACCGCGATGGGCGCCCACCACACCGCCGACCACCACGACCTGCTCGACTCCGTGCGCGAGGTCGCCCCCGACGGCGTCGACCTCGTGTTCTCGCCCTTCACCGAGGGGATGATCGAGACCTACGCGGAGCTGCTGAACCCCGGTGGCGGCATCGTCGCGATCGACGAGCCGGAGGGGCTCGAGACGCTGCCGCTCAAGGACAAGAGCCTGGCCCTGCACTGGGAGCTCATGTTCACGCGGTCGATGTTCGAGTCGGCCGACATGGTCGCCCAGCACGAGCTGCTGGACCGCACCGCGGAGCTGGTCGAGGCCGGCACCGTGCGCACCACGCTGTCGGAGCGCCTGGACGGGCTCACCGCCGAGAACCTGCAGCGGGCCCACGAGCTGGTGGAGGGCGGGCGGATGACCGGGAAGGTCGCGATCACCGTCTGA
- a CDS encoding Uma2 family endonuclease, whose protein sequence is MSISYSAPSRLLELADWESLPDDELHHVELVEGVLRVSPRPQFRHQDVLGRVYRALCTRLPPRWTALIEVEIVVEGDPFPTVRVPDVVAVPSGLVGRRARCEASEVRLAVEVLSPGTRRTDRIMKADEYASAGIEHYVLVDPEGATAVVALHEGRYVEVDALELDGVRIDLD, encoded by the coding sequence ATGAGCATCAGCTACTCCGCTCCCTCGCGGCTGCTCGAGCTCGCGGACTGGGAGTCCCTTCCCGACGACGAGCTCCATCACGTCGAGCTCGTGGAGGGGGTGCTGCGTGTGTCGCCCCGGCCGCAGTTCCGCCACCAGGACGTGCTCGGCCGCGTCTACCGGGCGCTGTGCACGCGGTTGCCGCCCCGGTGGACGGCGCTGATCGAGGTCGAGATCGTCGTCGAGGGCGACCCCTTCCCGACGGTGCGCGTGCCCGACGTGGTGGCGGTCCCGTCCGGGCTCGTGGGCCGGCGGGCACGGTGTGAGGCGTCGGAGGTCCGACTCGCGGTCGAGGTCCTCTCCCCCGGCACCCGGCGGACCGACCGCATCATGAAGGCCGACGAGTACGCGTCGGCGGGGATCGAGCACTACGTCCTCGTCGACCCCGAGGGCGCGACCGCCGTGGTCGCGCTGCACGAGGGCCGCTACGTCGAGGTCGACGCCCTGGAGCTGGACGGCGTGCGGATCGACCTCGACTGA
- a CDS encoding MerR family transcriptional regulator, translating to MTGMTGTALTVGQLAERFGLTVRTLHHYDEVGLLRPSRRSASGYRLYTDSDITRLQHVVVYRRLGFALEDIAVLLDDPGADVAAHLRRQRDAVTTRLDELTDLVVAIDRALEAEMDGIQLTRDERRELFGDGFSDEYQAEARERWGDTEQWRQSQARTARYTKDDWAAIKAETDEVNAAFVAAKRSGAAPDSEAARAAAEAHGRQIHERFYDLSPEMHRNLACLYVTDERFARTYDDLEPGLAQYVHDAIQSYRAD from the coding sequence ATGACCGGGATGACGGGGACGGCGCTCACGGTGGGTCAGCTCGCCGAGCGGTTCGGGCTGACGGTCCGGACGCTGCACCACTACGACGAGGTCGGGCTGCTCCGGCCGAGCCGTCGCAGCGCGTCGGGTTACCGCCTCTACACCGACTCCGACATCACCCGCCTGCAGCACGTCGTGGTCTACCGACGGCTCGGCTTCGCGCTGGAGGACATCGCCGTCCTCCTCGACGACCCGGGCGCCGACGTGGCGGCGCACCTGCGCCGGCAGCGGGACGCGGTCACCACCCGGCTCGACGAGCTCACCGACCTCGTCGTGGCCATCGACCGAGCCCTGGAGGCGGAGATGGACGGAATCCAGCTGACGCGGGACGAGCGCAGGGAGCTCTTCGGGGACGGGTTCTCCGACGAGTACCAGGCCGAGGCGCGGGAGCGCTGGGGCGACACCGAGCAGTGGCGGCAGTCCCAGGCGCGGACCGCGCGGTACACGAAGGACGACTGGGCCGCGATCAAGGCCGAGACCGACGAGGTCAACGCCGCGTTCGTCGCCGCGAAGCGGTCCGGGGCGGCGCCCGACTCGGAGGCGGCCCGCGCGGCGGCCGAGGCGCACGGCCGGCAGATCCACGAGCGGTTCTACGACCTCTCGCCGGAGATGCACCGCAACCTCGCCTGCCTGTACGTCACCGACGAGCGCTTCGCGCGGACCTACGACGACCTGGAGCCGGGCCTCGCGCAGTACGTGCACGACGCGATCCAGTCGTACCGGGCGGACTGA
- a CDS encoding acetyltransferase yields the protein MHIRDSVPADLEALVGIWRRAVDATHDFLTTEAVDGFEARVRGELPRAAVRVAVGPDDGPLGFLAARGGEIDMLFVDPAAHGRGVGTALLDDVRAPILTLDVNEQNEAGRAWYGRRGFVATGRSETDGDGLPYPLIHLRRVTPPRSTRDGSAHNGR from the coding sequence GTGCACATCCGAGACTCCGTCCCCGCCGACCTCGAGGCGCTCGTCGGGATCTGGCGGCGGGCGGTCGACGCGACCCACGACTTCCTGACGACGGAGGCGGTCGACGGCTTCGAGGCGCGGGTGCGCGGGGAGCTCCCGCGGGCGGCGGTCCGGGTCGCGGTCGGTCCCGACGACGGGCCGCTCGGGTTCCTCGCCGCGCGCGGCGGTGAGATCGACATGCTGTTCGTCGACCCGGCCGCCCACGGGCGCGGCGTGGGCACGGCGCTGCTCGACGACGTCCGGGCCCCGATCCTCACCCTCGACGTCAACGAGCAGAACGAGGCGGGACGCGCCTGGTACGGGCGACGCGGCTTCGTCGCGACCGGGCGCTCGGAGACCGACGGCGACGGCCTGCCGTACCCCCTGATCCACCTCCGTCGGGTGACCCCTCCGCGATCCACGCGTGACGGTTCCGCCCACAATGGGCGATGA
- a CDS encoding GGDEF domain-containing protein, translating into MPPRAFDEACRMVVDYLGEAVPLGAWAVTRVAAGWQTVLVAHDREYGLEPGVGNRWTETMCRTMITGETPRIVPDVGTRPELAGPRETAAALDFRVGAYVGTPIVHPDGALFGTLIGLNREPMEPGFLEHEGLLDLLSSLLSSVLEADTNAVDSARELERAVSDAETDQLTGLLNRRGWDRWLEREEERFRRFGDPACVVMMDLDGLKTVNDTEGHDAGDRYLRRTAETLRRATRHGDPLARLGGDEFAMVATVGPDDAGPLVARLQSVLDAACTPCSVEVAPVGVAAGFAEAVSEADAAMYSDKRARKGSFARS; encoded by the coding sequence ATGCCTCCACGGGCCTTCGACGAGGCCTGTCGGATGGTCGTCGACTACCTCGGGGAGGCGGTCCCGCTCGGGGCCTGGGCCGTGACGCGGGTGGCCGCGGGGTGGCAGACCGTCCTGGTGGCGCACGACCGCGAGTACGGACTCGAACCCGGCGTCGGGAACCGGTGGACCGAGACGATGTGCCGCACGATGATCACCGGGGAGACCCCGCGGATCGTGCCCGACGTCGGGACGCGACCGGAGCTGGCGGGCCCCCGGGAGACCGCGGCCGCCCTCGACTTCCGGGTGGGGGCCTACGTCGGGACGCCCATCGTGCATCCCGACGGCGCCCTGTTCGGCACCCTCATCGGGCTCAACCGGGAACCGATGGAGCCCGGCTTCCTCGAGCACGAGGGCCTGCTCGACCTGCTGTCCAGCCTGCTCTCCAGCGTGCTGGAGGCCGACACGAACGCCGTGGACTCGGCCCGCGAGCTCGAGCGGGCCGTGTCCGACGCCGAGACCGACCAGCTGACGGGGCTGCTGAACCGTCGCGGCTGGGACCGGTGGCTGGAGCGTGAGGAGGAGCGGTTCCGTCGGTTCGGCGACCCGGCCTGCGTCGTCATGATGGACCTCGACGGGCTGAAGACCGTGAACGACACCGAGGGGCACGACGCCGGCGACCGCTACCTGCGGCGGACCGCCGAGACGCTGCGGCGCGCCACCCGGCACGGGGACCCGCTCGCCCGGCTCGGCGGTGACGAGTTCGCGATGGTGGCGACCGTGGGGCCCGACGACGCCGGCCCGCTGGTCGCCCGTCTGCAGTCGGTCCTCGACGCGGCCTGCACCCCGTGCTCGGTGGAGGTGGCGCCGGTCGGGGTCGCCGCGGGGTTCGCCGAGGCGGTCTCGGAGGCCGACGCGGCGATGTACTCCGACAAACGTGCCCGGAAGGGATCCTTCGCCCGTTCGTGA
- a CDS encoding diguanylate cyclase produces MPTRLEEVAAELTPPRAFDAACRMVVDYLAETVPMGVWAVSRVVGRRQTMLVTADRAYGIRPGVEVAWSTSLCRTMSLGSTPRVVADTALVPDLAEAVDAQARDAVRVGAYVGTPILQADGSLFGTVVGLNPDPLPQTFLQHETLLDLLSSLLSSVLEADSAAVESARALERAVSDAETDPLTGLLNRRGWQRWMEREEDRFRRFGDPAAVVMFDLDGLKTVNDVEGHDAGDRFLRRTAEALVEAVRAGDPLARLGGDEFGLIASVGADDAGRLGDRLQAALADADVPCSVGVAPFRVDGGFTQALAEADAAMYANKRARKAARPVHAGVAGVREPVVEVTP; encoded by the coding sequence GTGCCGACGCGGCTCGAGGAGGTGGCGGCGGAGCTGACGCCGCCGAGGGCGTTCGACGCCGCCTGTCGGATGGTCGTGGACTACCTGGCGGAGACCGTGCCGATGGGTGTCTGGGCGGTGTCGCGGGTGGTGGGCCGGCGCCAGACGATGCTCGTCACCGCGGACCGCGCGTACGGGATCCGCCCCGGCGTCGAGGTGGCCTGGTCGACCTCGCTGTGCCGCACCATGTCGCTCGGGTCCACCCCGCGGGTCGTGGCGGACACCGCGCTCGTGCCCGACCTGGCCGAGGCCGTCGACGCGCAGGCGAGGGACGCGGTCCGGGTCGGCGCCTACGTCGGGACGCCGATCCTCCAGGCCGACGGCTCGCTGTTCGGCACCGTCGTCGGGCTCAACCCCGATCCGCTGCCGCAGACCTTCCTGCAGCACGAGACGCTGCTGGACCTGTTGTCGAGCCTGTTGTCGAGCGTGCTCGAGGCGGACAGCGCCGCCGTCGAGTCGGCGCGGGCGCTCGAGCGGGCGGTGTCCGACGCCGAGACCGACCCGCTGACGGGCCTGCTGAACCGCCGGGGCTGGCAGCGGTGGATGGAGCGCGAGGAGGACCGGTTCCGCCGCTTCGGCGACCCGGCGGCCGTCGTCATGTTCGACCTCGACGGGCTCAAGACCGTGAACGACGTCGAGGGGCACGACGCGGGGGACCGCTTCCTGCGCCGGACCGCGGAGGCCCTGGTCGAGGCGGTCCGGGCCGGCGACCCGCTCGCGCGGCTCGGCGGCGACGAGTTCGGGCTGATCGCCTCCGTCGGCGCGGACGACGCCGGGCGGCTGGGCGACCGCCTCCAGGCCGCGCTGGCCGATGCCGACGTCCCGTGCTCGGTGGGCGTGGCCCCGTTCCGGGTGGACGGCGGCTTCACGCAGGCCCTCGCCGAGGCCGACGCCGCGATGTACGCGAACAAGCGGGCCCGCAAGGCCGCACGCCCCGTCCACGCGGGCGTCGCGGGCGTGCGGGAACCGGTCGTCGAGGTCACCCCCTGA
- a CDS encoding NUDIX domain-containing protein, with product MFSTHAAGGVVVDPRGHVVVVSQRSRTWSLPKGHVEDGESVLGAARREIHEECGLADLDLVQELGSFSRMAVRRGLPEYKTITLFLFRSPTAPLAPLDPANPEARWVPAAEVPDLLSHPADGRFFREQALPLIGGAAR from the coding sequence ATGTTCTCCACCCACGCCGCGGGCGGCGTCGTCGTCGATCCGCGGGGACACGTCGTCGTCGTGTCGCAGCGGTCGCGGACCTGGTCGTTGCCGAAGGGTCACGTCGAGGACGGCGAGAGCGTGCTCGGGGCCGCCCGGCGTGAGATCCACGAGGAGTGCGGGCTCGCCGACCTCGACCTCGTGCAGGAGCTCGGCTCGTTCAGCCGCATGGCGGTGCGCCGCGGGCTGCCCGAGTACAAGACGATCACGCTCTTCCTGTTCCGCAGCCCGACGGCGCCGCTCGCGCCGCTCGACCCGGCCAACCCGGAGGCCCGGTGGGTCCCCGCGGCCGAGGTGCCGGACCTGCTCTCGCACCCGGCCGACGGCCGGTTCTTCCGCGAGCAGGCCCTGCCGCTCATCGGAGGAGCTGCTCGGTGA
- a CDS encoding dienelactone hydrolase family protein yields MTRTELAVETPDGTCRATLHTPDGEGPWPGVVSYPDAGGVRETLAGMADALAARGFAVLVPDIYHRTPYAPFDTSTLFGDPEEFARLTSLAGSLTPNQVVTDAKSLVAALRARAEVASGGLGAAGYCFGGSMAFRAAAAEPDHVAAVATFHGGGLAAPDDPSSPHLLAGSIRAAVYVAAATDDASFDTAAHARLREACDAAGVALTLETYPAAHGFAVPDNPTHDDEADRRHRETLAAFLTEQLLR; encoded by the coding sequence ATGACCCGGACCGAGCTCGCCGTCGAGACCCCCGACGGCACCTGCCGCGCCACCCTGCACACCCCCGACGGCGAGGGGCCCTGGCCGGGCGTCGTGTCCTACCCCGACGCGGGCGGGGTGCGGGAGACGCTGGCCGGGATGGCCGACGCGCTGGCCGCGCGCGGCTTCGCGGTGCTGGTGCCCGACATCTACCACCGGACGCCCTACGCGCCGTTCGACACCTCGACGCTGTTCGGCGACCCCGAGGAGTTCGCGCGGCTCACGTCCCTGGCCGGGAGCCTGACCCCGAACCAGGTGGTCACCGACGCGAAGTCGCTCGTCGCGGCGCTGCGGGCGCGGGCCGAGGTGGCGTCCGGTGGGCTCGGCGCGGCCGGGTACTGCTTCGGCGGTTCCATGGCCTTCCGTGCCGCGGCGGCCGAGCCGGACCACGTCGCGGCGGTGGCGACCTTCCACGGCGGCGGGCTCGCGGCCCCCGACGACCCGTCCAGCCCGCACCTGCTGGCCGGCTCGATCCGCGCCGCCGTGTACGTCGCGGCCGCCACCGACGACGCGAGCTTCGACACCGCGGCACACGCCCGGCTCCGCGAGGCGTGCGACGCGGCGGGGGTCGCGCTGACCCTCGAGACCTACCCGGCCGCCCACGGGTTCGCGGTGCCGGACAACCCGACCCACGACGACGAGGCCGACCGGCGCCACCGGGAGACCCTCGCGGCGTTCCTCACCGAGCAGCTCCTCCGATGA